GGTGCAAGGGTCCCAAACACGAGAGCCCCAAGCCACGGTGTATCTGGAGACCTTCGGACACTCCTTGTATAGGGCACAATCTGAGACGCGGAAGAGAGCTCTAAATACTTTATTCCAGGGCGGGGGCGGGCCAGGCGGGTGTCCAGGAGCGACGGACCAGATCCGTGGAGCCTCAGTGAGGGGCGCCCTGCGAAAAAAAAGTGAGGACGCAGTCAGGGAGTAAATAGATTTCCTCGACAGCTCCATCCCACACCTTCCCACCTCCTTCTTCCGACAGTCGCCGCAGAAGACACCAATGGACGCGTTCACCAGCTGCACCCCACACAGCAAAATCTCCAGGCAGGAGGCGGCCACCAGCAGCGAGAAGAGCGTCACGTTCCAGGAGACCACACCAGGCGGCTCCACGCACGAGCTCCACTGAGTGCGGTTGAGCAGGTAGGAGCCTCTGCGGGCGGGGCAGGGTCACGTGAGAGAAGGAGGTCACGCggagcgcccccccccccccccggggctCCCCGCCCCGCGCAGGCGCCGAGGGGGATATGCAAAGGACTCGTTCGGCCCACGTGGAGGAAGCTGTCTCGAAGCCGAGTCCCACCTAGGTTTCTCAGTCCACGTGGGAAAGGCAGGTGGGCAGTAGCAGAGAATGGGGCCGGGGGCGCGAATACAGGCTGAGCCTTACGCGGTTTGTTGGAAGTGGTATGCCCAGGAGCCGTCCATTAAGCACTGTGGTCCAATTCGGAGCCCGGCTCCTGATACCGAGAGGCAGTAGATGGCACCAAGCATCCCGAACGCCGAGCAGAAGACCGATCGCAGCATCTGGATACACAGTGCGAGGAGAGGTGAGTTGGGCCGTCCCCGCCCCACTCGTGGGCAAAGCGCGCCTAGCTACCCCCGCCCTTTGTTACCGAGCTCTAGCCAGTCTCGTTAAAAATACATTTCCCGTCAAACTCCAGGGCTTGGAGTTCGGCTAATTCTAAGAGCCAGTGGCCGCGGAGGTTCATGGGGATTGTAGTTCCCTCCGGTCAGGCCCACTGAAGCCTAAGATTTGCGTGTGCGAGGGAGCGGTAAGATGGAGCCTAGGACTCTGCAGAGGAGCTCGTGAAGCTGGGAATTCTGTGGAGGGGTTTAGGTGTGATTCTTCGAAGACCGATTCAAAGACCTATGCTGAGTGCCGTCTTAATTTGCATCTTACCCTGCAGCGATTCCCACAGCAGCCTGCACCACAACAGCCTTTGCCCCCTGCCCGGACGGCGGAAATTCCTGGACACAGTACCTGTGGGATCAGAGTCGATGTGATAGCGAGTCACCCAGGTCCCCAACTTGGATCAGTGCTTACCCCGTAATGTGACGAGGTAAGCTTCCTGTGATGCCTTCAGTCATTTGGACTATAGGGAGACCTTATCTCTACTTCTCCTGGAGCAATGTGGGGCTCTGCTTTAaatttatctatatttatgtGCCTACTTATCTCTGTCCAGATTGTAGCCTCCAGGAGGATAGGGCGCAATATCATTATATCCCCCATAAATCTCAGCATATAGTAGGTGCCCAACTGAATGGgagtcaggaggcctgggtttaATGCCAACCTTTTGCTCACTTCACACTCCGTGAATTGATtcatctctctgggtctcagttttgtcctctgtaaaatggactgTTCTCAGGATTTAATGAAATAACAGGTTGCCTTGATGTCAAGACTTGCTCAGAGTAAATGGTCAATAACTATAGAGTCCCTCAGCAGCAGGAAGGAATAGTGGTGTTGGAATGCCTGGCGAACTGGGATTATGGTGGAGGGTGGAGGAGCATGTAAGACTCTGATGGGAAGAGTGGGAATCCCCAAGATACAGCCCTGAtcctctttgtctttctttctcccaTGGCCCTCCTCAGAGAGCCCATCCCCTTCCAGGGCATCAGCTGCTCCCTCTAACAATGGTTGTCTCCTAAATTGATGCCTCCAAATTCAAATCTAACTGCCTGAAGGGTATGTTCGTTTGAATGTCTTGGTTTTAGCTTAAGTTCATCCAGCCTCATACTAATCTCACAATTTGTTCCCCCCAATTCATCTCCCTTTGGCTTTCTTGTCTCCATCAGTGGAAATACCCTGCAGGTCACCCCGGCCTGAAAACTTGAATCCTTCACACCTAGCCAGACCTCAAGTCTTTGGAACTTTTCCTTCAGTGGTTCTTGAATCTGTCAGTCCTTTTTTCTTCCCCACGTTCAATCCCCAATCACCTCCCATGAGAAGGATGTGCTCAGCCTCCCTACTAGATTTTTGTATCTCTTGCCCTGTGCCAACTCACATTCAATTCTACATTGCTACCACCAGTTTAAACTTAGCTTTCAACTGGTCTTTTCCCTGATCCAATCCTTTAGGGTCTCCTCAAAGAGTAGCCCATCAAGACTGAACTCCAGGAAGGCGTTCGAGGCGTCTCACTTTTGGCTCCAGCCTTAACTTTGTTGCACCAGACCAGGTTCTTTGCCCGTCTCCCATCTCTGGAATTCCACAGCTGTCTGGATCTTTGCCTCCCTGTCTTCCTTGTCTGGCACACACCAACAAGGCGGCATTTTGATCTTCTCCAAGGGAGGGGCTGAGAGTTTTAGTTCCATTATATCATCCACAGCAACCTTACAGAAACACCTGCAGAGTTGAATGAACTTTCCACCAGACACTCTTCCCTCTTCCATGTCTCATGGCAGGTCTAGGGCCAGTGCTGGCCCCCTTGCTTGGCCTTTCTGGTTACATCACTTACTCAGAAGCTCCTGGATCCAAAGACACCTGGAATTTGGATTTACCAATTTCAAACGACCTCtctgtttgtgggttttttttttttataaatttatttatttatttttggctgtgttgggtctttgttcctgcgcacagggtttctctagttgccacaagtggaggctactctttgttgaggtgcacgggcttcttactgcggtggcttctcttgttgtggagcccgggctctaggcatgggcttcagtagttgcagcacgtgggctcagtagttgtggctcacgggctctagagcacaggctcagtagttgtagcgcacagggcttagttgttctgcagcatgtgggatcttcccggaccagggatcgagccctgcattgtgtcccctgcattggcaggtggattctcaaccactgtgccaccagggaagccctgtttgtgattttttaaaaaatatttacttatttatttggctgtaccagatcttagttgcagtacgcgggatctttagttgcggcatgtgggatcttagttccctgaccagggatggaacccaggccccctgcattgggagcacggagtcttagccactggaccaccagggaagtccctgatttttacttttctagcCAAAGTGTTTCCTTTTGTTGTCTGAACTCGTCTGTCTTGCTCTCTGCTATCTCGTCTCATTGAAAAGGGAAGGGTAATTGAAAAGGCAGGAGGAAGCACTGAGTTTATAGCTCGAGTCTGTTTACTTTTCTCCATCTCCATGGCCACTGGCCTCATCTAAGCCACTATCATCTCCCCTGGACAACTGTAGTGACCTCAGTCTGGTCTTTCTGCATCCAGTGCTGACCTCCTACTGTTTACTCACCACCCAGCAGCCAGCCATATCCAGCGGGATatggagcaactagaactctcatcctttgctggtgggaatacaattGGCATAAGTACTTCAGACAATTCTTTGGTAATATCTGTTAGCACTGAACATTTGCATACCTTAAGAATCAGCAGttttactcctaggtatctaTCCAACAGAAATGCAAACGTACATTCACCTAAAGACATTTACAGGAACGTTTATAGAGCATTATTTAGAATAAACCCAAGTTGGGAactatccaaatgtccatcaacagtagaatgtttaaataaattgtaGTAATACTTACACAATGGAGATAATTGtgtaaatattagaaataataaactaCAGCACTGTgtaacaatatggatgaaacttACAAACATAATGTTGACCTCAAGAAGCCAGAACAAAAGTGTCCactctgtatgattccatttatataaagtgctAAACAGACAAAACTAACCTCTGGGATAGAAGTCAGGATAGTGCGGCCCTTGTTGGTGTGGGGTAGGGCCTGGTGGGAGGCATGTCTGGGGTTCTTGTAATGACCCACATCTTGATCTGAGTGCCGAGAATATGGGTGTGTTCCCTTTATAAAAATTCACTGAGCTGTATATTAAGGATCTGGGCATTTGTctgtatgactttttaaaaaggtaaaaagtcCTTCAATAGTTTTCTGTGAACTTATAATAAAATTCAGATTCCTCACTGTGCCTTGCAAGGGTATAGGTGCTctggcctctgccctcctccGATTTCACTTCATCAAACCTCAGCTGCACTGGCGGCCTCTCCAGTCCTGAGATGTGCAGGCCTATTCCTGCCTTACACTTTGTACTCACCTGTCTGCCATGCTGAttccttctttttgtcttttgggTCGCAGTTCAGAAGTCACCTCATCAAGGCCTTCCTTGAAAATGCTGTAAGAAGTGGCCCCCCACTTTGCCTCAGGAGCTCTTTACGACAGCATCCTGCTTTGTTTTCTTGATGGTCCCTACTTTTATCTGAGATCACCTCGCTCGTCTGTTTACTTTGTTCATTCACTATTAATCCAGTGCCTGTTAATCCAGGCCTaggcgcctggcacacagcagccaATGAAACAGGCAGCCCTTCCTCCTGTGGGGCGTACATTTTTGCTTCGTTGATACTGTGTGTCTCCCCAGCAGAAACACCGGCTTCAGGGAGTGCAGGGCCCTTGCCTGTGTGCCTGTGGCATAGCATGAACTGTGAATACACTTGAGAaccttctccagggtggctgagAGCATGGAGGCCGGAGGGCAGCTGGGAATGAGCATGTTGGGGGGGCATCCTTGGGGGTCTCCCCAGAAGCAGGCAAGTAAGATcgtggggaggtggtggtggtttgggctggaggaggggtgtgATGTGACAGCGGCggagagggtggggctgggaggagtgTGACGTTTCAGAGGGTTGAGGTCAGAGGTATGATGTGGAGTCCAGCAGCCATAAatccatgggggagggggagggggagtaggAGGACAGACCTGGATGGGTAAGAGGGGATTGTTGGGTAAAGGAGAAGAGGTGTCCCCATTAGCTAACAGACTTGTGGCCAGTGAAAGAGACAAAGGTGAGGCATCCCCCAGAGAAT
This is a stretch of genomic DNA from Eschrichtius robustus isolate mEscRob2 chromosome 20, mEscRob2.pri, whole genome shotgun sequence. It encodes these proteins:
- the TM4SF5 gene encoding transmembrane 4 L6 family member 5, yielding MCTGKCARFVGLSLILLSLVCIVANALLLVPNGQTTWTKDHLSLQVWLMAGFIGGGLMVLCPGISAVRAGGKGCCGAGCCGNRCRMLRSVFCSAFGMLGAIYCLSVSGAGLRIGPQCLMDGSWAYHFQQTAGSYLLNRTQWSSCVEPPGVVSWNVTLFSLLVAASCLEILLCGVQLVNASIGVFCGDCRKKEGAPH